Proteins encoded within one genomic window of Rhizobium favelukesii:
- a CDS encoding sigma-54-dependent transcriptional regulator — translation MSGGRILLIDDEEEMRRSSAQALSLFGLDVVTFANAEPVLERVGYGFDGVVISDIRMPGMDGMTLLQRIREMDSEIPVILVTGHADVQLAVSAMHAGVYDFVEKPFAAQHLVGIIRRALDRRSLVLENRRLRAVAGKRDDIEARLPGRTQAMVDLRYRLRAIAATDADTLIIGETGAGKEVVARALHDTSARADKPFIAINCAALPETLIESELFGHEAGAFPGALRPRYGKFEHGRGGTILLDEIGSMPFDLQAKFLRVLQERIITRLGSNDPVSLDVRFIATSKVDLETEVARGRFRPDLLYRLNVATIHVPSLAQRQADIPLLFLQLVREAAARYGRSDIEVRPETMGKIGSRSWPGNVRELRNAADRLVLGLDLQPEDTALQNRKLADRVAAYERGLIASALAAHGSLRPVYEMLGVSRKTLYEKMQKYGLEKGGAGDDELEA, via the coding sequence ATGAGCGGCGGCCGGATACTTCTGATAGACGATGAGGAGGAGATGCGTCGCTCTTCTGCCCAGGCACTCAGCCTGTTTGGGCTGGATGTCGTTACCTTCGCCAATGCAGAACCGGTGTTGGAACGTGTCGGATATGGCTTCGACGGCGTGGTGATCAGCGATATCCGGATGCCCGGCATGGATGGCATGACGCTCTTGCAGCGCATACGCGAGATGGATTCCGAGATACCGGTCATCCTGGTGACGGGACATGCGGACGTGCAGCTCGCAGTCAGCGCAATGCATGCCGGGGTCTATGACTTTGTCGAAAAGCCGTTCGCGGCCCAGCACCTTGTTGGCATCATCCGACGCGCGCTGGATCGGCGCAGCCTGGTTCTCGAGAACAGGCGTTTGCGTGCTGTGGCCGGCAAGCGCGACGACATCGAGGCTCGTCTGCCGGGACGCACGCAGGCCATGGTGGATCTGCGCTATCGGCTGCGAGCCATTGCAGCCACGGATGCCGACACGCTGATCATCGGTGAGACGGGCGCCGGCAAGGAAGTCGTCGCCCGTGCGCTGCACGACACCAGTGCCCGGGCCGACAAGCCGTTCATCGCGATCAATTGCGCAGCCTTGCCCGAGACCCTGATCGAGAGTGAATTGTTCGGACACGAAGCCGGCGCTTTTCCCGGGGCCCTTCGACCGCGATATGGCAAGTTCGAGCACGGCCGTGGCGGCACGATCCTGCTCGACGAAATCGGTTCGATGCCGTTCGATCTTCAGGCGAAATTCCTGCGTGTCCTGCAGGAGCGCATTATTACCCGTTTGGGCTCCAACGATCCCGTATCGCTCGACGTGCGCTTCATCGCCACGAGCAAGGTCGATCTGGAGACGGAAGTGGCGCGTGGGCGCTTTCGCCCTGACCTCCTTTACCGTCTCAACGTCGCGACCATTCACGTGCCCTCGCTTGCGCAGCGACAGGCAGATATTCCGCTGTTGTTTCTCCAGCTGGTTCGAGAGGCGGCGGCCCGCTACGGGCGTAGCGACATAGAGGTACGGCCGGAGACGATGGGCAAGATCGGCTCGCGAAGCTGGCCGGGCAATGTGCGCGAATTGCGCAACGCCGCCGACCGACTGGTTCTCGGTCTCGACCTGCAGCCTGAGGACACGGCTTTGCAAAACCGAAAGCTCGCCGACAGGGTCGCCGCTTACGAGCGTGGCCTCATTGCCAGCGCGCTTGCCGCTCACGGAAGCTTGCGTCCGGTTTACGAGATGCTCGGTGTTTCGCGAAAGACCCTCTATGAGAAGATGCAGAAATACGGGCTTGAGAAAGGCGGGGCGGGTGATGACGAACTCGAAGCGTGA
- a CDS encoding tripartite tricarboxylate transporter TctB family protein, whose protein sequence is MKSLTFDSTNALCGALFIGLGCFFIYQCLNLELGTALRMGPGYFPLLLAVVLTCLGLIVLIQATRVQGEPLGPIALRGMAFILPAPIVFGLTVRGLGFVPSLFVVALIAAFASSRMKVPLAIILAAAITLFSVAVFSYALGLPFERFGPWVRF, encoded by the coding sequence ATGAAATCATTGACATTCGACAGCACCAATGCCCTTTGCGGCGCGCTCTTCATCGGGCTCGGCTGTTTCTTCATTTATCAATGCCTCAACCTTGAACTCGGCACTGCGCTGCGAATGGGCCCGGGCTATTTTCCGCTGCTGCTTGCTGTCGTCCTGACATGTCTTGGCCTGATCGTGCTGATCCAGGCGACACGGGTCCAGGGCGAACCGCTTGGCCCGATCGCATTGCGCGGAATGGCCTTTATCCTGCCAGCACCCATCGTCTTTGGATTGACGGTGCGCGGTCTCGGTTTCGTGCCGTCGCTGTTCGTCGTGGCGCTTATTGCGGCTTTCGCTTCCTCACGGATGAAGGTGCCGCTGGCGATTATACTTGCAGCCGCAATAACCCTCTTTTCGGTCGCCGTCTTCAGCTACGCGCTTGGCTTGCCATTCGAGCGCTTCGGCCCTTGGGTCCGGTTCTAG
- a CDS encoding glutathione S-transferase family protein encodes MKLYDYILSPSCYKVRLMAALTGVKLDIRPVDFHPGAEHRGLELMAINPAGSIPILKDGELILTESSSMLVYLAARSAPEWLGGGTAEEAARVQQWLSFSHRLTASLGGARLHEMLLRPGDIAVLQAQGITALRELEAGLVEQKLRGMPFLASRHPTVADIACFPYVALAPDGGVSLDPYPAIRLWSRAIRALNAFIEMPGIHRLHELKPEPQIGSGEE; translated from the coding sequence ATGAAGCTCTACGATTATATCCTTTCGCCCAGCTGCTACAAAGTGCGTCTGATGGCGGCACTGACGGGCGTCAAGCTCGATATCAGACCGGTGGATTTTCATCCCGGCGCCGAGCATCGCGGGCTCGAGCTCATGGCGATTAACCCTGCAGGCTCCATACCGATCCTCAAGGACGGCGAGCTGATCCTGACCGAATCGTCTTCCATGCTTGTTTATCTAGCGGCAAGGAGTGCTCCAGAGTGGCTCGGCGGCGGCACGGCCGAGGAAGCCGCCCGCGTGCAGCAGTGGCTTTCCTTTTCGCACCGGCTGACGGCAAGTCTTGGCGGCGCGCGTCTGCATGAGATGCTACTGCGTCCGGGGGATATTGCCGTCCTCCAGGCACAGGGGATTACGGCGCTACGCGAGTTGGAAGCCGGGCTCGTCGAACAGAAGCTGCGCGGCATGCCGTTTCTCGCATCACGCCATCCGACAGTCGCCGATATCGCCTGCTTCCCCTACGTGGCGCTCGCGCCGGACGGTGGCGTTTCACTCGATCCCTATCCCGCAATCCGCCTCTGGTCGCGCGCAATCCGCGCGCTTAACGCCTTCATCGAGATGCCCGGCATCCACCGACTGCACGAGCTGAAGCCCGAACCTCAGATCGGGTCGGGCGAGGAGTGA
- a CDS encoding sensor histidine kinase, giving the protein MKQRFRVLVGLCLLLAVCYAATFPGRELATRSYMDEASLQAGSALRLAVSALAGHLSRYEPLPELIADHDDIKQLVSDPDNQALRDKANTYLKEINSLLESSDIYVMRMNGDTIAASNYDGPTSFVGENFSYRPYFQDAAKGSQARFYALGTTSLKRGYYFASPIRVSETIRGVIVFKVDIDSIEASWKGGEYKIFVSDPEGIIFMTGSPEWLYSGILPLTEERLERTQASRRYAEAVLKPLPMSEQHMGGHRLITIADGGATREYLTLSHYMNDADWTVSVLMDTSSVHAQARTMLIAVLLSIGLSGLVVAIVLQRRARAQERMRMQIDARSDLEQRVEERTADLARVNQRIKEEIGERRLTERKLRQTQADLIQAGKLAGLGQMSAALSHELNQPLAAAKTYVDSAAMLIARNRVDEARDNLSRISALIDRMASISRHLRNFARKPNEKIGPVSLAAVMADTLEIVSARLKVADATLVVDLGEPSAAVQAGSVRLQQVLVNIITNAADAVEGFDDRRIHVVAASDGAKVILTVRDHGPGVAPSIADRIFDPFFSTKGVGRGLGLGLSISYNIIRDFGGSLSVVNAQDGGAEFRIVLDAAPAISEAAE; this is encoded by the coding sequence GTGAAGCAGCGATTTCGTGTCCTTGTAGGGCTCTGCCTGTTATTGGCCGTTTGCTATGCTGCCACCTTTCCCGGCAGAGAATTGGCGACGCGAAGCTATATGGACGAGGCCTCACTGCAGGCCGGCTCCGCCTTGCGCCTCGCTGTCTCGGCACTTGCCGGGCATCTGAGCCGATACGAACCGCTCCCGGAGCTGATCGCCGACCACGACGATATCAAGCAACTCGTCAGTGACCCCGATAATCAGGCTCTGCGCGATAAAGCAAACACCTATCTGAAAGAGATCAACAGCCTGCTTGAATCATCCGACATCTATGTGATGAGGATGAATGGCGATACCATCGCCGCAAGCAATTATGATGGCCCGACGAGCTTCGTGGGGGAGAATTTCAGCTACCGACCCTACTTCCAGGATGCTGCAAAAGGCAGTCAGGCGCGGTTCTACGCGCTCGGCACCACCTCGCTGAAGCGAGGCTATTACTTCGCCTCGCCAATTCGGGTGAGTGAAACTATACGCGGCGTTATCGTCTTTAAGGTTGATATCGATTCGATCGAGGCGTCGTGGAAGGGCGGCGAGTACAAGATATTCGTGTCCGATCCGGAAGGCATCATTTTCATGACCGGCAGCCCGGAGTGGCTGTATTCCGGCATCTTGCCACTGACAGAGGAGCGCCTTGAACGCACCCAGGCATCGCGTCGCTATGCCGAGGCCGTGTTGAAGCCGCTTCCAATGAGCGAGCAGCATATGGGAGGTCATCGCCTGATCACGATTGCCGACGGTGGCGCCACCAGGGAATATCTGACCCTTTCTCACTACATGAACGACGCAGACTGGACCGTCAGTGTCCTGATGGACACGAGTTCCGTGCATGCACAGGCACGGACAATGCTCATTGCGGTCCTGCTTTCCATCGGCCTGTCGGGGCTGGTTGTCGCGATCGTGTTGCAGCGTCGCGCACGCGCGCAGGAGAGAATGCGCATGCAGATCGATGCGCGCAGTGATTTGGAGCAGCGTGTCGAAGAGCGAACCGCTGATCTGGCACGTGTCAATCAACGCATCAAAGAGGAAATCGGCGAGCGACGGCTGACGGAACGCAAGCTCCGCCAGACGCAGGCCGATCTCATTCAGGCAGGAAAGCTTGCTGGCCTCGGGCAAATGTCAGCGGCATTGTCGCATGAACTCAACCAGCCGCTTGCTGCCGCCAAGACCTATGTGGACAGTGCCGCGATGCTGATTGCGCGCAATCGCGTTGATGAGGCCCGTGACAACCTTTCTCGCATCTCCGCTCTGATCGACCGGATGGCGTCGATCAGCCGGCACCTGCGCAATTTCGCGCGCAAGCCCAACGAGAAGATAGGTCCAGTTTCGCTTGCGGCCGTAATGGCCGATACTCTTGAAATCGTTTCTGCACGCCTGAAAGTGGCGGACGCGACGCTCGTTGTCGATCTCGGCGAACCATCTGCCGCCGTGCAGGCAGGCTCGGTGCGCCTGCAGCAGGTTCTTGTCAACATCATCACCAATGCCGCTGATGCGGTGGAGGGTTTTGACGACAGGCGGATCCATGTCGTGGCCGCCAGCGACGGTGCCAAAGTGATCCTGACTGTGCGCGACCACGGGCCAGGTGTTGCCCCATCGATTGCCGATCGAATCTTCGATCCGTTTTTCAGCACGAAGGGCGTTGGCCGCGGCCTCGGGCTGGGCTTGTCGATCTCCTACAACATCATCAGGGATTTCGGCGGCAGCCTTTCGGTTGTCAACGCACAGGACGGCGGCGCCGAATTCCGGATTGTGCTTGATGCCGCGCCGGCAATCAGCGAGGCGGCCGAATGA
- a CDS encoding tripartite tricarboxylate transporter substrate-binding protein, which produces MKILNALLAMTAVAAVSLMSGSAIAQTYPERTITMVVPFAAGGPTDTVARLVAESMSKDLGQQIVVENVGGAGGTLGAGRVAQADPDGYTVLLHHIGMATSATLYRKLAYDTLNSFEYVGLVTDVPMTIVARKDFEPSDLRGLVEYIKANKDSVTVANAGIGAASHLCGMMLMSAIQTQLTTVPYKGTGPAMTDLLGGQVDIMCDQTTNTTKQIQGGTIKAYAVTSPARLKVLPDVPTAVEGGLADFQVGIWHGIYAPKGTPADVTERLSKSLQVALKDQNVVARFAELGTEPSPDADATPAALKAKLETEIARWKPVIEAAGQYAD; this is translated from the coding sequence ATGAAAATATTGAATGCCTTGTTGGCCATGACGGCCGTAGCCGCCGTTTCGCTCATGTCAGGGTCCGCAATCGCTCAAACGTACCCGGAACGGACCATCACGATGGTCGTTCCGTTCGCCGCTGGCGGCCCGACGGATACTGTGGCCCGTCTCGTGGCCGAGTCGATGTCGAAGGATCTCGGCCAGCAGATTGTCGTCGAAAATGTCGGCGGGGCCGGTGGCACGCTCGGCGCAGGCCGCGTCGCACAGGCAGACCCGGATGGCTACACGGTGCTCCTGCATCATATCGGCATGGCGACAAGCGCCACGCTTTACCGCAAGCTTGCCTATGACACTTTGAACTCCTTCGAATATGTGGGCCTCGTGACAGACGTGCCGATGACCATCGTTGCGCGCAAGGATTTCGAGCCGAGCGACCTCAGGGGCCTCGTCGAATACATCAAGGCCAACAAGGATAGCGTTACCGTTGCCAATGCGGGCATCGGCGCGGCTTCCCACCTGTGCGGCATGATGCTGATGAGCGCGATCCAAACGCAGTTGACCACGGTTCCTTACAAGGGCACTGGCCCCGCAATGACCGACCTGCTCGGCGGCCAGGTCGACATCATGTGCGATCAGACCACGAACACGACCAAGCAGATCCAGGGTGGCACGATCAAGGCTTACGCCGTCACCTCGCCCGCACGCCTGAAGGTGTTGCCGGATGTGCCGACTGCCGTCGAAGGCGGTCTTGCCGATTTCCAGGTCGGTATCTGGCACGGGATTTATGCCCCAAAAGGCACGCCGGCAGATGTGACCGAGCGGCTGTCGAAATCGCTGCAGGTTGCGCTCAAGGATCAAAACGTCGTTGCCCGCTTTGCCGAACTCGGCACCGAGCCGTCGCCGGACGCTGACGCGACACCGGCGGCCCTTAAGGCCAAGCTCGAAACCGAGATTGCCCGCTGGAAGCCGGTGATCGAGGCGGCGGGGCAGTACGCCGACTAA
- a CDS encoding aromatic ring-hydroxylating oxygenase subunit alpha: MAQGAMLDEWYPVSLFSQLDGKAYKTALMGEPIEVSRDGGSATVTSSDRRPLPVCVRYGHVWSSLGAPQKDLFSIPEADQPGRRFVDVGVVRVRCSPLRAVENFLDIAHFPFVHTDILGAEPHTEVQNYRVEIRKDEVWATQVKFYQPQAAKSASGGITTEYMYRVPAPTCSVLYKTCPPRPSEWDVITLFVQPLAEDLCDVWPWMALFDDVTPMTDLIHFQQTIFLQDRSILENQIPPLLPLDPGMEIPTRADLTSVAYRRWLKRHDYTYGAQLVAQ, from the coding sequence ATGGCACAAGGAGCGATGCTCGACGAGTGGTATCCGGTCAGCCTCTTCAGCCAGCTCGACGGCAAGGCGTACAAGACCGCTCTGATGGGCGAACCGATCGAAGTCTCACGCGACGGCGGCAGCGCTACAGTCACCTCAAGCGATCGGCGCCCGCTGCCCGTTTGCGTTCGCTATGGCCACGTCTGGTCCTCTCTCGGCGCCCCGCAAAAGGACCTGTTTTCGATCCCCGAGGCTGATCAGCCTGGTCGCCGATTTGTCGATGTTGGCGTCGTTCGCGTGCGGTGTTCGCCGCTTCGCGCCGTGGAGAACTTTCTCGACATCGCGCATTTTCCCTTCGTGCATACCGACATCTTAGGGGCCGAACCGCACACCGAGGTGCAGAACTACAGGGTCGAAATCCGAAAGGACGAAGTCTGGGCAACACAGGTGAAGTTCTACCAGCCACAGGCTGCAAAATCGGCAAGCGGCGGCATCACGACGGAATACATGTACCGGGTGCCGGCTCCGACCTGCTCGGTGCTTTACAAGACCTGCCCGCCGCGCCCCAGCGAATGGGACGTCATCACGCTCTTCGTGCAACCGCTCGCTGAAGATCTGTGCGACGTCTGGCCATGGATGGCGCTGTTCGACGATGTCACACCGATGACCGATCTCATCCACTTCCAGCAGACGATCTTTCTCCAGGACCGGTCGATCCTTGAAAACCAGATCCCGCCTCTTCTGCCACTCGACCCCGGTATGGAAATCCCGACGCGAGCCGACCTGACGTCGGTCGCTTACCGACGCTGGCTGAAACGCCACGACTACACCTATGGCGCACAGTTGGTGGCGCAATGA
- a CDS encoding Rieske 2Fe-2S domain-containing protein → MPPDTTGCWTPVALSADLPSGTVMPARTPAGSIALWRSEAGRASASADRCPHRGMRLSHGFVRGEALSCIYHGWSYAQAGHCLRIPAHPGLIPPQTIRVATQQVEESGGVIWVAVGERDDGPPRFQGLLPLRSLTADAGIAAIEAAAGEKTGADGLLRTARHSKEMSLLLVAQAQAQTLVHVLLNGDATPCERILASRAAETVRRVAEDVETKGLA, encoded by the coding sequence ATGCCACCCGATACGACGGGCTGTTGGACGCCAGTCGCCCTTTCCGCGGATCTGCCGTCGGGAACGGTAATGCCGGCACGCACACCGGCCGGATCGATCGCGCTGTGGAGAAGCGAGGCAGGGCGTGCATCTGCATCGGCGGACCGATGTCCGCATCGTGGCATGCGCCTGTCCCATGGCTTTGTCCGCGGCGAGGCTTTGTCCTGCATCTATCACGGCTGGAGTTATGCACAGGCCGGACACTGTCTGCGCATTCCGGCCCATCCGGGCCTCATTCCGCCGCAGACGATCCGCGTCGCAACACAACAGGTCGAAGAATCCGGCGGGGTGATCTGGGTCGCTGTTGGAGAGCGGGACGACGGGCCACCGCGATTTCAAGGCCTCTTGCCTCTGCGCTCGCTGACGGCTGATGCCGGCATCGCCGCCATTGAAGCCGCAGCCGGCGAAAAGACGGGCGCCGACGGCCTTCTCAGGACCGCGCGGCATTCGAAAGAGATGTCACTTTTGCTTGTCGCACAGGCGCAGGCCCAGACGCTCGTTCATGTTCTTCTCAATGGCGATGCCACGCCTTGCGAACGCATCTTGGCCTCCCGGGCCGCCGAGACCGTCCGGCGCGTGGCCGAAGACGTCGAAACAAAAGGGCTTGCGTGA
- a CDS encoding BMP family ABC transporter substrate-binding protein codes for MTMITRRTLMQTAAAAGLAGAIGGRAALAADKPLGITLVVPSPVGDVGWGHALAAGLDPIKAAYGDKVKVTVVENIPEGPDADRIMNKTVADGNTFLIAGSFGYQNGALQIARRNPKVTVLHASGFQVAPNFSPFAAKYFQGTYLLGMAAAALSKTGKLGSVSAFAIPELITSINAFTLGAQAVRPDIEVSVVWVNSWFDPAKEQEAAKALIAQKCDVIFSNAQDTPSVISACEEAGVYAFNLNSSMKSYAPKTYLGCVSTDWSPFFKASVDAHLSNTFKGANTFLGVADKVVEVVDWNPAIPADTMTKIKAAEKKIADGSLSPFTGPITKADGSEGAASGKTLTDGEIVAMDWHVKGVTTPLPK; via the coding sequence ATGACAATGATAACCCGCAGAACCCTGATGCAGACAGCCGCCGCTGCTGGCCTGGCCGGCGCCATTGGCGGCCGCGCGGCGCTGGCGGCTGACAAACCGCTCGGCATCACACTCGTCGTCCCCTCTCCGGTCGGCGACGTTGGCTGGGGGCACGCGCTCGCTGCCGGCCTCGACCCCATCAAGGCCGCGTATGGCGACAAGGTGAAGGTGACGGTCGTCGAGAATATTCCCGAGGGCCCGGACGCTGACCGGATCATGAACAAGACGGTCGCCGACGGAAACACGTTCCTGATTGCCGGTTCCTTCGGGTATCAAAACGGTGCCCTGCAGATTGCCCGCCGCAATCCCAAAGTCACCGTCTTGCATGCATCGGGCTTTCAGGTGGCTCCGAACTTCTCGCCATTTGCTGCCAAGTATTTCCAGGGCACCTATCTGCTTGGCATGGCGGCTGCTGCTCTTTCCAAGACCGGCAAGCTCGGTTCGGTTTCTGCCTTCGCCATCCCCGAGTTGATCACCTCCATCAATGCTTTCACGCTGGGTGCCCAGGCCGTCAGGCCCGATATCGAGGTTTCGGTCGTGTGGGTGAACTCGTGGTTCGACCCGGCCAAGGAGCAGGAAGCGGCAAAGGCCCTGATTGCCCAAAAATGCGACGTGATCTTCTCCAATGCGCAAGACACCCCCTCTGTCATTTCGGCATGTGAGGAAGCCGGCGTCTATGCCTTCAACCTCAACTCGTCGATGAAAAGCTACGCCCCGAAGACCTATCTAGGCTGCGTCTCCACAGACTGGTCGCCGTTCTTCAAGGCCTCGGTCGATGCCCATCTATCCAACACGTTCAAGGGCGCAAATACTTTCCTTGGTGTTGCCGACAAGGTTGTCGAGGTCGTGGATTGGAACCCTGCGATCCCGGCCGACACGATGACCAAGATCAAGGCGGCAGAAAAAAAGATTGCCGATGGAAGCCTTTCGCCGTTCACCGGACCAATCACCAAGGCCGATGGCAGTGAGGGTGCTGCCTCCGGCAAAACCCTGACGGATGGCGAAATCGTGGCCATGGACTGGCACGTCAAGGGCGTGACCACGCCTCTGCCGAAGTAA
- a CDS encoding amidohydrolase yields the protein MAGYLLKNCAAVIVNEGKGPTVQRNVDILTNGRAVQAIGEDLGQSELPVGTIAQDAAGWFVYPGLVNTHHHFFQCFVRNRADLDWTKLSVIEWLDRIYPVFSRLNEDCFYHASLTAMAELIKHGCTTAFDHQYCFPRHAGKRLIDRQFEAAERLGMRFHAGRGGNTLPKSKGSTIPDQMLETTDEFIGDCARLIDSYHDASPFSMRQVVVAPCQPVNCYRETFVQSVALARDRGVQMHTHVGEGESPVMAARHGMRTVDYLAELGFAGPDAFYAHCWELTHDELRKMAASGTGVSHCPEPVYLVGAEVTDIPAMAAFGLRVGLGCDGAASNDNSNLMHCLHSAYMLQCLAASTRLHPVPPPVDFLGYATTGGAALLGRSDIGRLAPGMAADLFAIDTRRMDYVGTRHDPLSLMAKVGIGMPTDLTMINGRIVWQKGEFAGLDEARLFAEAEAALSTVEF from the coding sequence ATGGCCGGCTATCTCCTGAAGAACTGCGCGGCTGTGATCGTTAACGAGGGCAAGGGCCCGACAGTCCAACGCAATGTCGACATTCTGACAAACGGCCGGGCGGTCCAGGCGATCGGCGAAGATCTTGGCCAAAGCGAGTTGCCGGTCGGAACAATCGCACAAGATGCCGCCGGCTGGTTCGTCTACCCGGGGCTCGTCAACACCCACCATCACTTCTTCCAGTGCTTCGTGCGCAATCGCGCTGATCTCGACTGGACGAAGCTTTCGGTTATCGAGTGGCTTGACCGCATCTATCCGGTCTTCTCGCGGCTCAACGAGGATTGCTTCTACCACGCCTCGCTCACAGCGATGGCCGAGTTGATCAAGCATGGCTGCACCACGGCCTTCGACCACCAATATTGCTTCCCGCGACATGCCGGCAAACGGCTGATCGACCGCCAGTTCGAGGCAGCCGAACGTCTCGGGATGCGCTTTCACGCCGGTCGTGGCGGCAATACCTTGCCGAAGTCTAAGGGCTCGACCATTCCGGATCAGATGCTCGAAACGACGGACGAATTCATTGGTGATTGTGCACGCCTGATCGACAGCTATCACGATGCGAGCCCCTTCAGCATGCGCCAGGTGGTGGTCGCCCCCTGCCAGCCGGTTAATTGCTACCGTGAGACCTTCGTCCAATCGGTCGCGCTGGCGCGCGATCGCGGCGTCCAGATGCACACGCATGTTGGCGAGGGCGAGAGCCCGGTCATGGCGGCGCGGCACGGAATGCGCACGGTCGACTACTTAGCGGAACTCGGCTTTGCCGGCCCCGATGCCTTCTATGCCCATTGCTGGGAACTGACACATGACGAACTGCGCAAAATGGCTGCAAGCGGCACCGGTGTTTCTCATTGCCCAGAGCCGGTTTATCTGGTTGGCGCCGAAGTGACGGACATCCCCGCCATGGCAGCGTTCGGCCTTCGGGTGGGGCTCGGCTGCGACGGAGCAGCCTCCAACGACAATTCAAATCTGATGCATTGCCTGCACTCAGCCTACATGCTGCAGTGCCTGGCGGCATCCACGCGCCTCCACCCGGTTCCGCCTCCGGTCGATTTCCTCGGCTATGCAACAACAGGCGGCGCGGCCCTGCTTGGCCGCAGCGACATCGGTCGACTTGCACCGGGTATGGCCGCTGACCTTTTTGCAATCGACACACGGCGCATGGACTATGTCGGCACACGCCACGATCCGCTGAGCCTAATGGCCAAGGTCGGCATCGGCATGCCGACCGACTTGACGATGATCAACGGCCGCATCGTCTGGCAGAAAGGCGAATTCGCGGGCCTCGACGAAGCCCGACTGTTTGCCGAGGCCGAGGCCGCTCTTTCGACCGTGGAATTTTAA